The DNA window GGGCTAGCTGAGGGAGATGTGTTAAGGAGGGCTTTGAGGAGGTGGCCTGAATGATGAGACCGGCAGAAAGGCCAGAACAAGAGCCCTGAGGTAGGAGGAAGCTTAGCAGCTTGGAGAACAAGGTGGAAGCCAGGGGGCTGGAGGATGGAAGGTATGAGGCACGGCAGCAGGCAGGGGGCAAATCAGGAGGGGCTTCCCTTCGTCCTGGGGGCTCCTGCCTGGGCTCCTGGCAGTTTACCAAGAGTGGCCTGTCTGGAACAGcgttcccctccccacacctgcaAGCCTGAAGGATGAGGGGCTGGCGTCTGTCCTATGGAACCttcttaatctgttttatttccagaGTTTAGATAATCTCGCCTGTCTGCTAAGGGTCAGAAGCACTGAGGGGGCATTGCAGCAACTACGAAGTATAGCCTCTCCCTTTTTGCTCAGGGCTTACTGTCTTCTCTGGGGTTTTCCATCCAGTCCTGGTTAAccccattgcacagatgagaGACGGGaaagctgaagcccagagaagggaagatCTTCTCCAGGGGTTCATTACCAGTCACTGTGTGACTGGAGCCGGTCCTGCCCCATAGGCTGGCCACAGAGGGAGGATGGAAAGGAGCTGGAGGCCCAAGTGGAGAGTGGGAAGATGGCCTCTGGAATGTTAACAAGGTCAGGAAAGTACCTCCCAGGTGGAAGAAACAGTCTGTTCTGGTTTCCCTGGTCCTGAAAGACCTGCGTTTGCCTTAAGCCACTCAGCCTCCAGGAAACTCCTCTGCGAATTCCATCCCTCGAATCTGGGCTCTACTTCTTCTTGCCCTCAGCCAGCCTTCTCACCGTCTCCTGTCCCCTGTCCCATCTTCTGTCCCCCATTTCCTGAGCCTGCAGACCCCTTACTTCTCTGTCACCACCCAGGCTTCTGCTCCCAAGCCCTGCTCCCAAGGTGTGGGGAGAAGAATATGGGGCCAGTGACTTAACCCTCTTGtgcctctcctttccccctctgTACAATGGGCACAAGAGTAGTTCCATCTCACGCAGAGGTGGTGTAATAGTTGAGAGTGTCACTAAGTGTGTAAAGCATCTAGCCCCGTGTCTGAGGGTAGTGTgcattgttgttttattttttattgttgcttcAGTTATTTTACAAGCTTTGACACACAGTGATAATTCTGGTAAGGCCAACAGCCTCATAAGCCAACAGTGCTTCTTTGACCAGCAGAGAAAAGGCACCAGCTGGGATCATATTAGCAATGTGGGCCGTCATCCCTGCCCTTGGCCTGCTGCATCAGAATCTGCACGTTCATGACGTTCAGGTGTGAGAAGCGTCGCTCTAGAGCCCAGAGCCTTCCATCTATAGGTGGAGAAACTGGCTCCCAGAGACGGGCACTTGGCAAGTCACCACTTGGGGGCCTGGGCACTGGAAATAGACAACCTGGCAGGTAGCTGGGAGGCCCAGAGCTTTGTCCGAGGAGATAACAGAAGTCCTTCCCTCGCAGCGGGAGGGCTCAGGGATGGTGTCTGCTGCAGCCACTGAGTCAGCAGGGGCACTGGCGGAGCAGTCACCTTCCCAAGGGGCCCTTGCCCTTTACAGCCCCCAACCCTTCCTCTtgggaaaaaaaggcagcagTTACCGAGGTGTGACCTTTCTTAGGCATTTACTTCTCTGTTCTTGTCTGATCCTCCTGACAACTTTGTTGGGAAGGTGTTATTTGTCCCTGTGACACGGGGAGAGGAGAAATGactcactcaaggtcacacagccacaTAATGGCTGAGCCAGAAGTGCAGCCCAAATCTGTCCGACTCCATAACCCATGTCAGCCAGAAGGTTTTCCTTAGTGAATTAGAGACATCAGACTCAACTAGATGTAAGTAGAGAAGGGAATTTGTGGGATTTTATGCCTAAAAAGAGTGCAGGAGTAGTACTAGCTTCAGGTCTGGCTAGATCCAGGAGCtcatgtgaggctctatcccagtaTGGATTTCCATCTGCCTCTCAGCTCTGCATCCCTCTGTGTTGGCTTTATTCTCAGGTGGGTACCCACATGTGGGGTCAGAGTGGTCCAGCTGTCTGGTACCATGACAGCAATGACAGCAAGTCCTGTGCTGATTCTCATTGGCCAGGACAGTGGAGTGTCCTGATAAGCCAGGCTTAGATCATGAGCACACTCCTTGGGCGTTGTGAAGGGCTTGAGTCAGCTGTTCCTCAATTTCATGGACAGAAACCTGGGGAGCTGAGGCTCCCCTGTCAGGAAAATGAGGGGCTGGACAGGCAAAACCAAGTGATGCTTCCCCCATCAGACTCTATCTGATTCTTCCTGCTGCTTGGCCCTGGTCATCCTcactggcttttgttttgttttttttgtttttttttttttttggccacaaGAGACCTCTCGGCTTCTCAGCAGTTACTGGGTGCTTCGCCTGCCCTCTGGGGCCTGCCTCTCCTAGGACTGCTTGACACCCCGTCCTAGGCCAGAGCTGGTGTTGGGTTGTTGGGACCTGAAGTTTGCTCCACAGAGAATGGtgaggggtgcagggggaggtggAATCTGtctccttcaactcaggtcacttATCAGTCATCCTTCCAGGTCACAGAAGTCTTGGGGGGAGTGGCACACCCCATGCTCAGCATGGCCACGTTCACACAGCAGACCCTCAAGGGCCCCATGCAGGTGCCAAGAAAGGGCTTTCCTCCTGGAGGGTGTCTGACTGCGAGGAGAATGTTTCTTGGGAGACTTGCCCCATATTTCATCACCTGCCGTTGCCTAAACTTGGCACCAGCAAGGAGAATGCCCCTCCACACGTGGACCAGAGTCTCCCTTCGGGGCACTGTTGGCAAAGGGAAAGACGATCATTCATTTGGTGGGCTGTCCCACGTGTTGCAGGACATGTGGCAGCCTTGGACCCTGTCCACGAAAAATCGtagcaccccaccccctccatccCCATGTCAATCTGGAGAACTCCTGTGTGCTACTGAGGTGTCCAGTTCTGTTCCACACTGCCCCTTCCCAAGGCCATTAGCTTACTGTTGTTAAGATTTAGCTTCTGGCCCAGGGGCAGGGCCCCTGCCTATGCAGCAGGGCATCACGGAGGGGTCCTGGAATAAAATTACACCTTGAtagctggggagaagggggccGTGTTTGGTGGGGACACGTAAAATACCCAGTAGCCAGGCCAGAAGTCACCAGTTCTTGCTCTCTTCCCGCATTCCCTCGGGGTCTGTGGGCTGCTCATGTTGGCTGACCCTCCCAGGGGTATCCCAGATCCCTCCACTCCACTCCCACTGCAGCCACTGGTCGAGCCACCATCCTCCTGCCTGCACTGGTACAGTGGCTCCttggtctccctgcctccctcccccggTTCCATTCCATGTTCCTTGGCATTCTGAGGGATCCTCTCCATGTGGACATGGGACCCTCTCACCTGCCTTTGTAACACCCTTCTCATTGCATTCAGACTGCAGTCACAGTGTAGGTGGCCATATGGTCCTGTGTGACCTGGCCCTGCCGGCCTTTCTAATCTCCCCACCACCCACACTGGCCTGCTTCTTGCCCTTTGACCAGGCCAAGCCTGTTTGTACCTCATGGCATTTGCTTTCACTGTTCTCTCCCAGGTGTGCTTTTTGTCCATATTTTCCCAAGTCTGGTTCCTTCTCAATTATTTAGATCTAGTGCAAATGTCAGCTTGTCTGACAACCCAGTCCAAAGCAGTACCTCTTCATATTCATTGGGATTCTGGCTTAGCTGTTGAAACAAAGGTCAGGAAACAAGACAGTAGATTATTCCTGCATATTGCGTGATGGTCTGTTTTCAAGCTGTCCAAGATATGCCTGGAGGCATGTTGGTCTGGGACCCAgacactttttctcttttctctcttgttctcaatACATGGTTTCAGTTTTGCGGTCTAAGGTGGCTGCTGTTGCTCCTGCCACCACATCCCTATTCCAGGCAATAGGAAAAGAGATTGCTTGGCCTAAAATGGACCAACTCATTAAATTAACTACTCAATAAAACTTGGTCATGAGGCCATATGGTGGCAATAGAAGCTCGGAAAATAGCCATCATCCTGGGAAGCCATATGTAAGGTAAAAATCCATGGGCCCCAGTACTAAAGGGTAGGGGTGGGTATTGCGGACCCTGGTAGTCTCTACTGTGTCACCCATTCATCGTTTGGTCCCACTCCTCCGTTAACATGGTTTTCATGCTGGCTGCCTGGCTGGTGGAAGAATGCATGAAGAATGCATCCTTTCTTTGGACCTACTATGTGTGTTGGGCATATGTTCTTTTTCCCTGTTGGTTTGGCCTCAAGTTGCAGGTGGGGATGTGACCCCAGAGCCAGAGACTGGCCTGTTGAGGAGAAGGACGGGGGGTCGGTGCCCCAGGTCTCAGCCCATCTGCTTTGGTCTCCTGTCCCTTTCAGCCAGAGGCAGCACTTGTGTTCCGTGGCTTGGAACAGTAGCTGGGAGGCCCTGTGTCCCCTGCAGCCCTCACCCCGGGCCTCTTGGTGCTCAGGGGTAGCCTTAGTGACAGCACAGACATGGGTGCCCATGGCATTTGAGGGGTAGCCTTAGTGACAGCATAGACATGGGTGCCCATGGCATTTGAGGGCATTTGCCCATGGCAAAAGGGTGCAGGGATCCAGCGACCTGGCCTGCTCCTTGCTGAATGGGAGACCTGTGCTGTTAGAGTGTGAACAGAATacctctttctaattttttaaaaacttactgacGTGTAAATCAGTATTAGAAAAGTCGCAGACCATAGACTCAATGAATTTTGCCACAGTGAGCACACCTGTGTtacccccccacccaccatcaagcaccagaagctgggaaagccccccccccccgcccccactatGCCCTCCATCCTCCACAAAGGTGACCTTCACCTGGGTCGGTGCGTGGCACGGGCCGCACACATGCACTCGTAGCTAGCCCCACTTGGCCCCATACCCATGAGGCCCTGTCATGTCGCCGACATAGCAGTggcctgttctttctctttctgttctgcttGTATGAGTGGCACCACGTACGTGTGCGTATGCTGAGGGCGGGCGTCTGGGCCATTGCTAGCCCTGGGCAGTTACAATGTACCCAGAAGTGGAGATTCCAGGTCATAAGGCTTCATCTCTTCTGGTCATTATTTTTAACACTGGTGTCTGTTATGTCCTGATGCCCAGGCCACGGCATGCTCGCCTGCCCTGCACCCCCCTGAGTTCCCCAAGGAAGTCCCTGTTGCTGTCACTGTGGACCCAGCTCTGGTCCAGTCCCTGAGAGTCCAGCGACCTGGGAGCCTGTCTGGTCCAGGGGGCTCCTAAGGCCCCACGCCACCAGCTCTCCTGTCTTCAAGGCTGGACTCTTCACCTCTCATTCAGAGGCTCTTGGATGTGGGTTCCCCTGCTGACTCCCATGTCTCctggcatcccccccccccccatcattgCCTTTGCAGACACAGCTCCCTCTGCCAGGGGGGGCCCCTTATGCCATGTCTCTCCTCCCCCTTTCCACTTGGAGACCTCCTGTGCATCTTCCTGGCACAATGCATGTCCCCCTGATTTGTGTCTCCCTTTCCAGGGAGGCAGCAGAGGATGGCAAGGGGTGTGGTCTGCCTGAGGTGCACACGGTGCCCCACTCTGGCGCTCAGTGGCTGCGGGATTGCAAACAGTCAGTACCCCGCCTTCCTCCAATGGGCTGTGTGCGGAGGACTCTGAGGACTGCGTGTATGCGGGCTGTAGGGGGCGCTAGATCTCACTTCAGTGCCCACCACAGCCTCCCAGGGTGGACGCTGTCTTTAGTCTGGTTCCAAGGACACAGGGACCTTGACCCTCTGCTCCCTGTCTATCTCCCAGACCcccagggaggggggaggagctGGGGTCATGCCGAGTAGCCGGGCTTTtttgtgcctggcacagaggaaggcTTAGTCACTGGGAGTGGCCTTTACTGTGTGTGGGTCATGAGACAGAGGCCAAGGCAGCGGACTGGGCCCCTGTCCGGGTCTTGTGTTGTGGCATGCGGGGGAGCCACACCTCAACTTCTGCCTGGTCGGCGGGAGAGTGGTCCACCAGCCCATGGTAGGTAACCACTCTTGGGATCTACTGGGAACCTGATACCAGAGACGCAAGGCCACACAGCCGCTGCGCTACTGACGTGGGGGCTCTCACTCCCCCAGGGCCGGCTGCTGGCAGAATGGACATCCTGGAAGAGGTGATTTGGGCCAACGGGAGCACAGCCTTGCCCCCACCCGTGGCACCCAACAGCAGCGTGCCACATCGCTGTCTGCTGCTGCTCTACAAGGATATCGGAACCTCCAGGTGAGGCAGGCTATGCCCTGAGTGGGTTTCCCCTGTGCGCAGCATGCATGGATGTGGTGTGTGTGATGGGGGCGGGGACGGGGGATTGCAGACAGAACCTTACCAGGTGGCTGGCTTCTGTCCCCATCTGCCAGGGTCCGGTACTGGGACCTCTTGCTGCTCATCCCCAATGTgctcttcttcatcttcctgCTCTGGAAGCTTCCATTTGCTCGGGCCAAGATCCGTGTCACCTCCAGCCCCATTTTTATCACCTTCTATATCCTGGTGAGTTCACTCCCGACGGGTGACAGAAAAACCTAACTCCAACGGGCGTAGGTGAAAAGGGGAATTGAACCCTCCCTTGCCGGTGTCCAAATTAGCTAAGAGGAGCTGTAAGCTGAtatcctgtctctctgcccatgCCAATGGAAGAGGACCGCTTTCCTGGTGGTGCTAGTATAGACCTGGGACTCCCTCTGACTGGCCTGCCTTGGATCCCCTGTTGGTCGCTGAGCCAATCTCTGTGACTAGCAGGAAAGAGGCACTCGGGGGCTGGGAGGGTGGCGTCAACTCAGCCAGGCCATGTGCACTGCAGAGGGTGGTGGCCCTTGGAGGAAAATTGGGGAGCCGTTTGTAGAAGGCAGGGGAAGAGATGCTCGCAGACAGAACACCCACTGATGCCTCCATGAAGCAGTACCAGGGGACTCAGTGCTGACCCTGCCCTTGTATTCCTGGGGACTTCTTTCTAGAGAGCTCAGGAGACAGTGGTGAGCATTGGCTCAGGCAGATTGCCTCCAGGCCCCAGCTGTGCAGAATGACCCTGGACTGGTGGCTTGGCCTCTCTGTTCCTCGGTGCCCTCCTTCCTATATCACGTGTGCTGGGCCTGCTTTAGCCTGCGGCACCAAAGAAGACCACGCCCTTAGCCCTAGCCCGCTGGTAGCCAGCCATACAATAGGCACACAGCATTTGGCTGCTTCTATAGCCTGTCCTCTTGAGTGGTGTCAGCCTCCCCGAGAGTTCCACACGGGGTTCGTGGCACAAAGGACAGACTGTGTATGTATCAGGACTCTTGTGTTTGTATGtatcagaaaaacaaagtgaaactCATGGAAGCTGGAGGGAATGTATTGATGGAGAAACTGACAAGTCCCGGGGCTTCAGACTGGCTGGATTCAGGGGCTCCATAAGACTGTGGGGGCACAGTCTTAGTCTCCCTCTCATCTGGGGTCTCTCTGGTGGCCTTGTCAGCAGTCTTGTGCTCATGGAGCCAAGCAGCCCAGCAGCTCCGGACTTACAACCTGCTCCCCAccaaccccctgccccaccagctTCCTTTCCAATGGCTGCACCTGGTGTTCTAGCTGTGCCTGTCACTAGACTCCCTTGGGTTTCACCCCATCCCCAAATCAGGGCAGCAGTGTTCCCCAGGGTCTCTGAGGTCTCTTCCCTGCAGCCTCCTCTCCTCCATGGCTGGGTATTAAAAGTGCTAATATGACGGCACTGATTGAAAATATGTACCCAGCCCTTACTGGCTACCAGGCTCACTTCCGCTACATCGATTTACCCATTTGCTCCTCAGAGCCATCAAATACAGTAGGTCCTGGTTTCACCCCagttcatagatgaggaaactgaggcacaaaggtgCAGATccttggctgaggtcacagaggcagGAAGCAGCAGGGCTCGCATTCCAGCCTGGCTGTGGGGCTCTTCCATGTCACCCCATTAGCCATTCTAAGGCTGCCGGTATagccaggaaactgaggccggaGAGGGAAAGGCCAGGTGGAGGTTACTGGCCGTGGAGGGTCACCCCACCTCCCTGCATCCCACTCCTGACTCTGAGTTTGGAATCCTTCCGTTCTCAGAGAATCTGAGGCTCCTGCGATGCACTGTGCCTCGCAGTGGTCTCATTCCCTGACCCCATCATAGCATCCCCACTCTTGCCTACCAGGTGTTTGTGGTGGCGCTGGTGGGCATCGCCCGAGCTGTGGTGTCCATGACGGTCAGCACCTCGGATGCTGCAACTGTTGCTGATAAGGTGTGGCTGGGCCTGCTGAcaagggtgggggggtggtgtggggCGCTAGGGAGAGGGGTGACTGGGCCCCCAGGCTGACACTCTGCCCACTCTGTGTCCAGATCCTGTGGGAGATTACCCGCTTCTTCCTGTTGGCCATCGAGCTGAGTGTGGTCATCCTGGGCCTTGCCTTTGGTGCGTGTGCTGCTGGGGCCAGcgctctccctgtccctccctagCGGGCACTGACCCCACCACAGTCTCCCACGGCTGGCTCTGTCTCCCTGACCAGCACGTTTCTTCCAGGTCACCTGGAGAGCAAGTCAAGCATCAAACGGGTGCTGGCCATCACCACGGTGCTGTCCCTGGCTTACTCGGTCACCCAGGTAAAGGGGGAGGTAGGGGGCAGGGCCAGCTAGggaggctccctggaggaggccagGGGTCACTGAGGGCCGAGCATCCTCTGCTCCCTGGCTCTGGGTCCAGGTTTGAATTACCTAGGGTGCTTGTTAACAAGGCAGGTTCTGACCCCCCACTGACCATTCTAGTCTAgtagcctggggtgggggcggggaggatgcCTGGAACTGCCATTGTCACAGCAGCCCAGGTTCCCTAACATACAGGTTTGCAGACCACACTGAGAGTTATACATTTAGAGACTCCTTCCTTAGAGTTGGCAGTGGCTACCTCCTGTCGAGCTCAGTTCCCTGCTCCACGGCAAGGGCCTCCTCTGGGTGTTGGAGCCAAGTGGGTAGGGAGTAGAGCGAGGCCACGAGCAGTCTGGAGCAGGCCCGGCCAGGGAGCTGAGCTTGCTATGGTGGAGAGCTCTTGAGTGCTTTGTATTAGGGAGACCCCAGGATTTCTGGGTGGTAGGAGACTGAGGCcatcccctgcctgcccctgcaGGGGACTCTGGAAATCCTGTACCCTGACGCCCACCTGTCAGCCGAGGACTTCAACATCTACGGGCATGGGGGCCGCCAGTTCTGGCTGGTCAgctcctgcttcttcttcctggTGAGGTGGAGAGGACCCCTCCCCCTTTCTGGGCCTGGCACCCTGGGGGTGGCTACATGGGTctcagagcctgaggcaggggtcTGGATGTCTTGGTCCCCGGCTTAGCTCTGGGCTTGGTGTCTCCAGCATCCTTCTCAGCCGTGCTCTGTCTCTGCAGGTCTACTCTCTGGTGGTCGTGCTCCCCAAGACCCCACTGAAGGAGCGCATCTCCCTGCCTTGTAAGCAGCCAGTGGGTGGCTCTGGGTCGGTGCTGGGTGCAGGGGAGGGTCTTCTGCTGGAGAGCCCTTGGTGAGAGGGAGGGGTCTTCTTGGCGGCCCAGAAGGGCCTCAGGTGACTCCTGGGGATGAAGGGTGGAGGCAAGGGCAGGGCCTCACGGTCCCCAACCCCCCAGCACGAAGGAGCTTCTATGTGTACGCGGGCATCCTGGCCTTACTCAACCTGCTACAGGGGCTGGGAAGTGCGCTGCTCTGTGCGGACATCATCGAGGGGCTCTGGTaggtggggcggggcgggactGGGAgcggtgggcagggggaggctaAGCCCAGGTCCCATTCAGAGAAGGCCCCTCCCTGATCCGctcctcctgccccgcccccagctgTGTAGATGCCACCACATTTCTCTACTTCAGCTTCTTTGCGCCCCTCATCTACGTGGCCTTCCTGCGAGGCTTCTTTGGGTGAGTTTTCCCACCGGGATGGGGCGGGCGTGGCGCTGGCAGGGGGCGtgggaagtggtggggggtggtagCTGGTGCCCTGCTCACCACCCAGCGGCTGGTGGTTTGAGGGCCACGGGCGCCCCCGCGTGGCTGCCTGCAGAACTGTGCCTCCAGCTCCCTGCGCATGCGCATCATCCGCTTCAGGGTCCCCCGGCTCCCTACTCCCACCCAGTTCAGGCACTGGGAAGGATGAGACAGATGGTGTGTATATGTCTGTACCCAcgcgtgcatacacacatatatgcatatgcacacatgcatgcacatacatgcatatacacattcTATATGCAACACACACAGGCATATACACTTTACCCACAAGAGAGTGTCTATGTGCAGTGTTCTACACttgcttgcttttcattttagaagACTCCGCTCACTCTTTCAGCAagcattcactgagcacctattaGATGTTGGGCACTGCTGCAGCTGCCACGTTCTGACAGGGAACAAAGAAGACAAATCACCACGCTCCTGGATGCTCACTGGGAGTGgctgggaaggggagcaggaTTGCAGGAGGCTGGTGTGGAGTGGATAATGGGGGAGGTGCACGTAGGTGCCTGTTTGTGTTTGGATGCCTGTCAGGGAGACAGGATGCTAAGGACATGGGGGATTGATGGTTGGATCCTGGGCCTCTGATGTGGTGGAAAAGCTGGATCTGAAGAGGTGGCGGGGGACTGGAGGGGGGTGGGCAAGGCATCAGAGGAGGGGTGAGAGGGGTTGGATTGGCTCTCATCAGCCCAGCCCTGATCTGTGTGGGACCTTGCACACGCATTAATCTCCCTGGACTTGGGCTTCTTTTTGTAAATTGGGTACAGCTCTTCCCTGTCAGAGTTACCCTGAGCATTGAGGGACCCCCTTccacctgccctctccctgctcagcaacaTGGCCCAGGAGAGCACCAAGTAGGTGGTCATAAAAGCTGCCATGGTGGAGGTTGCCACTGGTGTTTGCTGAGCCCCTCGGGCCAGAATTTACCTTTGTTTACCCTTTGCAAAGAGCCTTTTGAGATCAGAGTTGTACCCATTTTACAGTGAGAAACAGGCAAGTGAGAAACGTGTTCTTGTCCAAGCTCACACATAGGCTGAGTTTTAAAACAGGTCCCATTGGACTCCAGAGTCCAAGCTTTGGGGACCTCCTGGGGCCGCCATTGGACAGCAAGGCTTACTGTTTGGAGAAGGAGGCCTCTCCTGACCACACAGTGGGGCTCCACcacccctctcttctccccaccagCTCGGAGCCCAAGATCCTCTTCTCCTACAAATGCCAAGTAGATGAGACGGAAGAACCAGATGTGCACCTGCCCCAGCCCTACGCTGTGGCCCGGCGGGAAGGCCTGGAGG is part of the Mustela nigripes isolate SB6536 chromosome 2, MUSNIG.SB6536, whole genome shotgun sequence genome and encodes:
- the TPRA1 gene encoding transmembrane protein adipocyte-associated 1 — encoded protein: MDILEEVIWANGSTALPPPVAPNSSVPHRCLLLLYKDIGTSRVRYWDLLLLIPNVLFFIFLLWKLPFARAKIRVTSSPIFITFYILVFVVALVGIARAVVSMTVSTSDAATVADKILWEITRFFLLAIELSVVILGLAFGHLESKSSIKRVLAITTVLSLAYSVTQGTLEILYPDAHLSAEDFNIYGHGGRQFWLVSSCFFFLVYSLVVVLPKTPLKERISLPSRRSFYVYAGILALLNLLQGLGSALLCADIIEGLCCVDATTFLYFSFFAPLIYVAFLRGFFGSEPKILFSYKCQVDETEEPDVHLPQPYAVARREGLEAAGAASTQFDSAGGVAYLDDIASMPCHTGSINSTDSERWKAINA